From Candidatus Pedobacter colombiensis, one genomic window encodes:
- the atpE gene encoding ATP synthase F0 subunit C, whose translation MVGSIAAIGAGLAVIGAGIGIGQVGGKAMEGIARQPEAASKIQTAMIIAAALIEGAALFGVVVALLGNNPV comes from the coding sequence ATGGTAGGTTCAATCGCGGCAATTGGTGCCGGTTTAGCAGTAATTGGTGCCGGTATCGGTATCGGTCAGGTTGGTGGAAAAGCAATGGAAGGTATTGCTCGTCAACCAGAGGCTGCATCTAAAATTCAAACTGCAATGATTATTGCTGCTGCCCTTATTGAGGGTGCTGCACTATTCGGTGTAGTTGTTGCATTATTAGGAAACAATCCTGTATAG
- the atpH gene encoding ATP synthase F1 subunit delta: MSENKAASRYAKSLIDLSTERNALEEIKNDMVFLEQVIDQNHELEAILNNPIIPLNKKAGILENIFGSKVNEVTAAFSKLMVNKGRSAILFDTAKAFIEQYNAIKGIVTANVTSATELTAESRAEVIAIVKKEIGANEVVIKEKVNDKLIGGFILTVGDKQFDASIASSLNKLKKEFAQGIV; this comes from the coding sequence ATGTCAGAAAATAAAGCAGCATCGAGATACGCCAAATCATTAATTGATCTTTCTACAGAGCGCAATGCACTGGAAGAAATTAAGAATGATATGGTATTTTTAGAGCAGGTGATTGATCAGAATCATGAGCTGGAAGCTATCCTTAATAATCCTATTATTCCTTTAAATAAGAAAGCAGGAATTTTGGAGAATATATTTGGAAGTAAGGTAAATGAGGTTACTGCAGCATTTAGTAAGCTGATGGTAAACAAAGGCCGCTCTGCAATTCTATTTGATACAGCAAAAGCTTTTATTGAACAATACAACGCTATTAAAGGGATTGTTACAGCAAATGTAACTTCTGCTACTGAGCTTACTGCTGAAAGCAGAGCTGAGGTTATAGCGATAGTGAAAAAGGAAATTGGCGCCAACGAAGTTGTGATTAAGGAGAAAGTTAATGACAAATTGATAGGTGGCTTTATCTTAACCGTTGGTGATAAGCAATTTGATGCGAGTATTGCCAGCAGTTTAAATAAACTTAAAAAAGAATTTGCTCAGGGCATTGTTTAA
- a CDS encoding F0F1 ATP synthase subunit B: MELVTPSIGLVFWTAVAFVCLLILLKKFAWKPILTAIHEREQSIDEALNKAELAKLEMARLTAQNEELMKEARAERDLILKEAKALKDNIIQEAKTQAHHEGTKLIEKAKIEIENQKKAALAELKNQVSTLSLDIAERILRNQLHDKVKQEDLVASLLKDVELN; encoded by the coding sequence ATGGAATTAGTAACCCCGAGTATTGGATTAGTTTTTTGGACAGCTGTAGCTTTTGTTTGCTTGTTAATTTTACTTAAAAAATTTGCATGGAAACCTATACTTACTGCTATTCACGAGCGTGAACAGAGCATTGATGAGGCTTTAAATAAAGCTGAATTGGCTAAGTTGGAGATGGCTCGTTTAACAGCTCAGAATGAAGAGTTGATGAAAGAGGCTCGTGCAGAGCGCGATTTGATCTTGAAAGAAGCGAAAGCGCTTAAAGATAATATTATTCAGGAAGCGAAAACTCAGGCTCACCATGAAGGTACTAAGCTGATTGAAAAGGCTAAGATTGAAATTGAAAACCAAAAGAAAGCGGCTTTGGCTGAATTGAAAAATCAGGTTTCAACTTTATCTCTTGATATTGCTGAGCGCATATTGCGTAACCAGCTTCATGATAAAGTTAAGCAAGAGGATTTAGTGGCTAGTCTTTTAAAAGATGTTGAATTAAACTAG
- the atpB gene encoding F0F1 ATP synthase subunit A produces the protein MDCSHVFEFKVNRLIVVFTLFLAFFSVASPAFAQVDSAVLAHDTVALAAHAESHGAEHGKEKFEPTKVIMEHIADSHMWHLWGHLSLPLPVIVYTPAGLDLFSSGHFHHGEHDYTSPKNTYRLVEDKVKIVGADGKVDEAASAKLIDFSITKNVAAMLFAVVVILFIFISVAGAYRKRTGKAPKGLQSFIEPIILFVRDDIARPNIGHQYAKFMPYLLTVFFFIWINNMLGLIPIFPGGANVTGNISLTFVLSLFTMIIVNINGNKYYWKHIFLPSVPFWLWPLMVIVEVIGVISKPFALMIRLFANITAGHIIVLSLISLIFIFETLAIAPVSVAFVLFMDVLELLVAFLQAFIFTLLTALFIGMAVEEHH, from the coding sequence ATGGATTGTAGCCACGTTTTTGAATTTAAAGTGAATAGGTTAATTGTTGTTTTTACGCTTTTTTTAGCGTTTTTTTCTGTTGCGTCACCTGCATTTGCTCAGGTTGACAGTGCTGTTCTTGCTCACGATACGGTGGCTTTAGCTGCTCATGCTGAATCGCATGGGGCTGAACATGGAAAAGAAAAGTTTGAACCTACAAAAGTAATTATGGAGCATATTGCGGATTCGCATATGTGGCATTTATGGGGGCATCTTTCTTTGCCGCTTCCTGTAATTGTTTATACTCCTGCCGGTTTGGATCTGTTTTCATCAGGTCATTTCCATCATGGGGAGCATGATTATACCAGCCCTAAAAATACTTATCGTTTAGTAGAGGATAAAGTAAAGATTGTTGGTGCTGATGGTAAGGTTGATGAAGCTGCTTCAGCTAAGTTGATTGATTTTTCGATTACAAAGAATGTTGCTGCAATGTTATTTGCTGTTGTAGTAATACTTTTCATCTTTATTTCTGTTGCCGGCGCTTATAGAAAACGTACAGGTAAAGCTCCTAAAGGATTACAATCTTTTATTGAGCCTATCATTCTGTTTGTTAGAGATGATATAGCAAGACCAAATATTGGCCATCAATATGCGAAGTTTATGCCGTATTTGTTAACTGTGTTTTTCTTTATCTGGATTAACAACATGTTAGGTTTGATTCCGATTTTCCCGGGAGGTGCTAACGTTACCGGTAATATCTCTTTAACTTTTGTATTGTCGTTGTTTACCATGATTATTGTAAATATCAACGGTAATAAATACTACTGGAAGCATATCTTTTTGCCGAGTGTACCATTCTGGTTGTGGCCATTGATGGTTATTGTAGAGGTTATCGGTGTGATTTCAAAGCCATTTGCATTGATGATTCGTTTGTTTGCTAACATTACAGCAGGTCACATCATCGTGTTGAGTTTAATCTCCCTGATATTTATTTTTGAAACCCTGGCTATCGCGCCTGTTTCAGTTGCTTTCGTATTGTTTATGGATGTGCTGGAGCTTTTGGTTGCGTTTTTACAAGCCTTTATATTTACATTACTTACTGCATTGTTCATTGGAATGGCAGTAGAAGAGCATCATTAA